From one Halothece sp. PCC 7418 genomic stretch:
- a CDS encoding RNA-guided endonuclease TnpB family protein, with amino-acid sequence MILSFKTELTLNNQQKTLCAKHAGVARHAYNWGLSLTKFILDHNKANPDDKLKFPSAIELHKLLVALCKPKNLWYYEVSKCAPQFALRNLREAWKRCFGGVSKPPKFKKKGRNDSFTLDGSIKIDHFQIKLPKIGWVRTFERLPQGVNPKIITISRTADRWFVSFKIEVEVKNTPKAHEIVGVDLGVKTLSTFSTGEVFEGAKSYRKFEAKLSRLQYLNRHKEIGSKNWKKAQIKIARLHRKIVNIRKDVLHKLTTYLAKNHSKIVIEDLNVKGMLANHKLAKAIADMGFYEFRRQLEYKCQLYGSQLIIADRWFPSSKTCSNCGTVKEKLSLSERTFQCESCGFSCDRDLNASKNLYECG; translated from the coding sequence ATGATCCTCTCTTTTAAGACTGAATTAACCCTTAATAATCAACAGAAAACTCTTTGTGCTAAACACGCAGGAGTGGCTCGGCACGCTTATAACTGGGGATTATCGTTAACTAAGTTCATCCTTGATCATAATAAAGCAAATCCTGACGATAAACTTAAGTTTCCTTCAGCAATTGAACTTCACAAGTTATTAGTTGCTCTTTGTAAACCCAAAAATCTTTGGTATTACGAAGTCTCTAAATGCGCTCCTCAATTTGCTTTAAGGAATCTCAGAGAAGCATGGAAAAGATGTTTTGGTGGTGTTTCAAAACCTCCAAAATTTAAGAAAAAAGGCAGGAATGATAGCTTCACCTTAGATGGAAGCATCAAGATTGATCATTTCCAGATCAAACTTCCCAAGATTGGTTGGGTGAGAACTTTTGAGAGACTTCCTCAAGGTGTTAACCCAAAAATAATTACCATTTCTCGCACAGCAGATAGATGGTTTGTCTCTTTTAAGATTGAAGTGGAAGTCAAAAATACACCAAAAGCTCACGAGATTGTAGGAGTTGATTTAGGTGTTAAGACTTTATCGACATTCTCTACTGGAGAAGTGTTTGAAGGTGCGAAGTCTTATCGAAAGTTTGAAGCCAAACTTTCTCGTCTTCAATACTTAAATCGCCATAAAGAAATCGGTTCTAAAAATTGGAAAAAAGCCCAGATTAAGATAGCTAGACTTCATCGAAAGATAGTTAACATTCGTAAAGACGTACTTCATAAGTTAACGACTTATCTTGCTAAGAACCACAGCAAGATTGTTATTGAAGACTTAAACGTTAAAGGAATGTTGGCTAACCATAAACTAGCTAAAGCAATCGCAGATATGGGCTTCTATGAGTTCCGTCGTCAGCTAGAGTATAAATGTCAACTTTATGGTTCTCAATTAATCATTGCTGACCGATGGTTTCCCTCTTCTAAAACTTGTTCTAACTGTGGGACAGTAAAAGAAAAACTATCTCTATCAGAAAGGACTTTTCAATGTGAAAGTTGTGGTTTTAGTTGCGATCGAGACTTAAATGCCAGTAAAAATCTGTATGAGTGCGGGTAG
- a CDS encoding recombinase family protein: protein MSNLVTVSEAAELLGVSTRTIRRWESEGRIKAVRTEGNHRRFEVSELLGKNKDASLTVAYARVSSNDQKEDLKRQEIVLESFCSKNGWSYELISDLGSGINYRKKGL, encoded by the coding sequence ATGTCTAATCTAGTTACAGTTTCTGAAGCAGCAGAACTCTTAGGTGTTTCCACAAGAACCATCCGCAGGTGGGAATCTGAAGGACGGATCAAAGCAGTCCGTACTGAAGGAAACCATCGTCGGTTCGAGGTGTCGGAACTCTTGGGTAAAAACAAAGATGCTTCTTTAACTGTTGCTTACGCCCGTGTTAGCAGTAATGACCAAAAAGAAGACCTGAAGAGACAAGAAATTGTTTTGGAGTCTTTTTGTTCCAAAAATGGTTGGTCTTACGAGTTAATATCTGACTTAGGTTCTGGAATTAATTATCGCAAGAAAGGATTATAG
- the cobN gene encoding cobaltochelatase subunit CobN, with translation MHRIAATPGGWSPETEGVVFIEQNPAPIVILTAADTDIQMLASAVSQLPPEFPEVRVANILNLQQELSIDTYADTVLREAKVIILRLLGGRAYWSYGLEVVKETVEENGASLFVLPGDDRADPALISHSTVSLSAVNQLWQYFIEGGVENCRHSLQFVADLGCGTNYQPPAVKSVPKVGIYSSSFLSDKETNQKRVAILFYRAHYLAGNTAPIDLLCEELTQKNLSPVPIFVSALSQEEVQAEVLDYCQNIELVLNTTSFSLAKFGEEQQNSFWQKLNVPVLQVILSGGTKEQWESGMQGLNPRDVAMNVALPEVDGRVITRAISFKSSQQWNEQLETDVIAYKPLRDRAEFVINLAHNWIQLKNTKNADKKVALILANYPNKDGRLANGVGLDTPESCVEILKALNASGYQVSKLPETGDELIQWLTEGVTNDPEGQSYRQVKQSLSRESYQDYFARLPQAIQEAITQRWGEIKTDHFPISGIQLGNIFVGIQPSRGYDFDPTLNYHSPDLEPTPEYLAFYHWLRQDFQTQAIIHVGKHGNLEWLPGKSLSLSNICYPEIALSSIPHFYPFIVNDPGEGSQAKRRAHGVILDHLTPPLTRAELYGSLQQLEGLIDEYYEAQTLDPTRLPLIADKITELVTQENLHQDFGMEEFNRDRVSEFLTLADGYLCDLKEAQIRDGLHIFGNCPQGRQLRDLILSIARSPSQNHLGITRAIAQSYHLDFDPLTTDYSQPFSYDQNQTSFPKNLSSSRIIGDVVALLEEYAAELISTHILSELSQPSITPLTKRGEGGIENEKTVFKPILDHQPFSSLPTLLQKELTWIQTDLLPKLKATPQEIQNLRHGLNGDYIPPGAAGAPTRGRPDVLPTGRNFYSVDIRGIPTETAWDVGYKAAEALIERYTQDNGEYPQSLAISVWGTSTMRTGGDDIAQAFALMGVRPVWDGISRRVVDFEVLPLSVLNRPRVDVTLRVSGFFRDGFPNLLDLFNQVTDAVANLNETPEDNPLATQAEKESNYWQQQGLSLEEAKARSRYRIFGSKPGAYGAGLQGLIEAQNWQSDEDLAQAYINWSSYAYTRQGIGKAAPQAFSQRLENLQVVLHNQDNREHDLLDSDDYYQFQGGLTAAVRAVRGKNPQTYFGDNSVMENPKVRQLSEEITRVYRSRVVNPKWIEGVMRHGYKGAFEMSATVDYLFAYDATAQCVQDYMYEGVTQAYLLDENVQQFLEEKNPWAMRDIAERLLEAQQRGMWNNASPETLDQLRNIVHQAEGVVEERI, from the coding sequence ATGCACCGTATTGCAGCAACTCCAGGGGGTTGGAGTCCCGAAACAGAAGGGGTGGTTTTTATTGAACAAAATCCTGCACCGATCGTTATTTTAACCGCAGCAGATACCGATATTCAGATGTTAGCAAGTGCAGTGTCACAACTTCCCCCTGAGTTTCCAGAGGTGCGGGTTGCGAATATTTTAAATCTGCAACAAGAGTTAAGTATCGATACGTATGCAGATACGGTTTTAAGAGAAGCTAAAGTGATTATTTTAAGGCTTTTAGGGGGACGGGCGTATTGGTCTTATGGGTTAGAAGTGGTTAAAGAAACGGTAGAGGAAAATGGGGCTTCTCTTTTTGTTTTACCAGGAGACGATCGCGCTGATCCTGCTTTAATTAGTCACTCGACTGTCTCTCTTTCTGCGGTCAATCAATTATGGCAATATTTCATTGAAGGGGGAGTCGAAAACTGTCGTCATAGCTTACAGTTTGTTGCTGATTTAGGCTGCGGAACCAACTATCAACCCCCTGCTGTTAAATCTGTTCCTAAAGTTGGAATTTATTCGTCTTCTTTCCTTTCAGATAAAGAAACAAATCAAAAGCGAGTTGCAATCTTATTTTACCGCGCTCATTATTTAGCAGGGAACACAGCCCCGATTGATTTATTGTGTGAAGAATTAACTCAGAAAAATTTATCTCCTGTGCCAATTTTTGTTTCTGCTTTAAGTCAAGAAGAAGTGCAAGCAGAGGTTTTAGACTATTGTCAAAATATTGAACTGGTTTTGAATACAACTAGTTTTTCTTTAGCGAAGTTTGGAGAAGAACAACAAAACAGTTTTTGGCAAAAATTAAATGTTCCAGTTTTACAAGTAATTTTAAGTGGGGGAACCAAAGAACAGTGGGAAAGTGGAATGCAAGGTTTAAATCCGCGAGATGTAGCGATGAATGTTGCACTTCCAGAAGTCGATGGGCGAGTGATTACTCGGGCGATTTCCTTTAAGTCTTCTCAGCAGTGGAATGAACAGTTAGAAACCGATGTCATTGCTTATAAACCACTGCGCGATCGCGCGGAATTTGTTATTAATTTAGCCCACAATTGGATTCAACTTAAAAATACTAAAAATGCTGATAAAAAAGTTGCGCTGATTCTGGCGAATTATCCGAATAAAGATGGAAGACTTGCCAATGGGGTGGGGTTAGATACACCAGAAAGTTGTGTTGAAATCTTAAAAGCCTTAAACGCATCTGGATATCAAGTTTCTAAACTTCCAGAGACAGGAGATGAGTTAATTCAATGGCTAACTGAAGGCGTAACAAATGACCCAGAAGGACAATCTTATCGTCAAGTGAAACAATCGCTTTCAAGAGAAAGTTATCAAGATTATTTTGCGAGGCTTCCGCAAGCAATACAGGAAGCCATTACCCAACGTTGGGGAGAAATCAAAACAGATCATTTTCCCATTTCTGGAATCCAACTCGGAAATATTTTTGTAGGAATACAACCTTCTCGCGGATACGATTTCGATCCCACATTAAACTATCATTCTCCTGATTTAGAACCGACACCAGAGTATCTCGCCTTCTATCATTGGTTACGTCAAGACTTTCAAACCCAAGCGATTATTCATGTGGGAAAACATGGGAATCTAGAATGGTTACCTGGAAAAAGTTTGAGTCTCAGTAATATTTGTTACCCTGAAATTGCCCTGAGTTCGATTCCTCATTTTTACCCGTTTATTGTCAATGATCCTGGAGAAGGGTCACAAGCAAAACGTCGCGCCCATGGTGTTATTTTAGACCACTTAACTCCGCCCTTAACTCGTGCAGAATTATATGGATCATTACAACAGTTGGAAGGGTTAATTGATGAATACTATGAAGCGCAAACCCTCGATCCCACTCGGCTTCCTTTGATTGCAGATAAAATCACAGAATTAGTCACTCAAGAAAATCTGCATCAAGACTTCGGAATGGAAGAGTTTAATCGCGATCGCGTGAGTGAATTTTTAACCTTAGCAGATGGCTATTTATGTGACCTAAAAGAAGCCCAAATCCGAGACGGTTTACATATTTTTGGCAACTGTCCACAAGGGAGACAACTGCGAGATTTAATTTTATCAATTGCTCGTTCTCCTAGCCAAAATCATCTTGGCATTACTCGCGCGATCGCGCAATCGTATCATCTCGATTTCGATCCGCTAACCACTGACTATTCTCAACCCTTCTCTTACGATCAAAACCAAACTTCTTTCCCTAAAAACTTATCAAGTTCCCGCATTATTGGGGATGTCGTCGCCCTCTTAGAAGAGTATGCAGCAGAACTAATTTCTACCCATATTTTATCTGAACTATCACAGCCTTCCATAACCCCCCTTACGAAGAGGGGCGAAGGGGGGATCGAGAACGAAAAGACTGTTTTCAAACCTATTTTAGATCATCAACCCTTCTCTTCTCTCCCTACCTTACTCCAAAAAGAACTAACTTGGATACAAACTGATTTACTCCCAAAACTGAAAGCAACCCCGCAAGAAATCCAAAACTTACGCCACGGACTCAACGGAGATTATATCCCCCCAGGTGCAGCAGGCGCACCGACGCGCGGACGACCCGATGTCCTCCCCACAGGGCGCAACTTCTATTCCGTCGATATTCGAGGGATTCCCACGGAAACGGCTTGGGATGTGGGCTATAAAGCAGCAGAAGCCCTGATTGAGCGTTATACCCAAGATAACGGGGAATATCCACAATCTCTCGCGATTTCGGTTTGGGGAACCTCTACCATGCGGACTGGCGGAGATGATATCGCCCAAGCGTTTGCATTAATGGGCGTGAGACCCGTTTGGGATGGCATTTCACGGCGGGTGGTGGATTTTGAAGTTTTACCCCTCTCAGTTTTAAATCGTCCCCGTGTGGATGTCACATTGCGGGTCTCTGGCTTTTTTCGAGATGGCTTCCCCAATCTCTTAGATTTATTTAATCAAGTGACAGACGCGGTTGCTAACTTAAATGAAACCCCAGAAGACAATCCCTTAGCTACCCAAGCCGAAAAAGAAAGCAACTACTGGCAACAACAAGGGTTATCCTTAGAAGAAGCAAAAGCGCGATCGCGCTACCGAATTTTTGGCTCGAAACCAGGCGCCTATGGTGCAGGCTTACAAGGCTTAATTGAAGCCCAAAACTGGCAATCTGACGAAGATTTAGCCCAGGCTTACATCAACTGGAGTAGTTACGCTTACACCCGCCAAGGAATCGGAAAAGCAGCCCCCCAAGCCTTTAGTCAACGCCTCGAAAACTTACAAGTGGTCCTCCATAACCAAGACAACCGCGAACATGATTTATTAGACTCCGACGACTATTATCAATTCCAAGGAGGATTAACCGCTGCGGTACGGGCGGTCAGAGGGAAAAATCCTCAGACCTATTTCGGGGATAATTCTGTGATGGAAAACCCGAAAGTGAGACAATTAAGTGAAGAAATCACCCGTGTTTATCGGTCTCGGGTGGTCAATCCCAAATGGATCGAAGGGGTAATGCGTCATGGCTACAAAGGGGCGTTTGAAATGTCAGCCACCGTCGATTATCTCTTCGCCTATGATGCAACCGCGCAATGTGTTCAAGATTATATGTATGAAGGGGTCACGCAAGCCTATCTTCTTGATGAGAACGTTCAACAGTTTTTAGAAGAGAAAAACCCTTGGGCGATGCGAGATATTGCAGAAAGACTGTTAGAAGCCCAACAACGAGGAATGTGGAATAATGCTTCTCCCGAAACCCTAGACCAACTAAGAAATATCGTTCACCAAGCAGAAGGAGTGGTAGAAGAGAGAATATAG
- a CDS encoding tetratricopeptide repeat protein → MAKNDDSFLFNLFLITFLFVILINVAPLLFTLIYPNAIHFSWVFYWITIPLSGLLILGVGLIAVLTLKIKGDSQTYIREGINLREKGDLERAIQSLNTAIEMNPSSFKAYSIRGLALTEKGNLEAAIQDFNQMVKLVPKNPIAHYYRGVTYLDQGEKEKALHELETAANLFRQQKQEKRYQETVEFIRELDRS, encoded by the coding sequence ATGGCAAAAAATGACGATTCCTTTTTATTTAACCTTTTTTTGATTACCTTCCTTTTCGTGATCTTGATAAATGTTGCCCCTCTTTTATTCACACTGATCTATCCTAATGCTATACATTTTTCATGGGTCTTTTACTGGATTACGATACCGCTTAGTGGTTTACTCATTTTAGGAGTAGGATTGATTGCTGTTTTAACTCTAAAAATAAAAGGTGATTCTCAAACTTATATCAGAGAAGGAATAAACCTTCGTGAAAAAGGAGATTTAGAGAGGGCGATTCAATCTCTTAATACAGCAATCGAAATGAATCCGAGTTCTTTTAAGGCGTATAGTATTCGTGGGCTTGCTTTGACAGAAAAAGGAAACTTAGAAGCAGCGATTCAAGATTTTAATCAGATGGTTAAATTAGTTCCTAAGAATCCGATCGCGCATTATTACCGTGGTGTGACCTATTTAGATCAAGGAGAGAAAGAAAAAGCACTTCATGAATTAGAAACTGCAGCTAATCTTTTTCGCCAACAAAAGCAGGAAAAACGGTATCAAGAAACAGTAGAATTTATTAGAGAGCTAGATCGTTCTTGA
- a CDS encoding lipopolysaccharide assembly protein LapB → MSSSPDQKKNKTWILVVIGIIVVAFVGVSVIPFLNPDSPQQANNPSSAQTPPEQANLADQARGYEAVLEKEPDNESALQGLIEVRIQQGDIEGALPPLEKLADLNPDQQAYRILLAQAKQQVGDLEGAADAYRTILDNQPGDPRALQGLVDLLLQQNRPEAAIGELKDTLALAEGGNEDINTTSIKLLLAQVYGRTEQFDGAIALYEEVADSNPGDFRPVLGQALVQQEKGDDEAAKPLYEKAFDLAPAQFKDQIKQMTPLLTDENTTQPEAEENTSNSEATEEQE, encoded by the coding sequence ATGAGTTCTTCCCCTGATCAGAAAAAAAACAAGACTTGGATTTTAGTCGTTATTGGTATTATTGTTGTCGCCTTCGTGGGGGTTTCTGTGATTCCTTTTCTCAACCCAGACAGTCCACAGCAAGCCAATAATCCATCTTCGGCACAAACGCCACCTGAACAAGCCAATCTCGCGGATCAAGCCAGAGGGTATGAAGCGGTTTTAGAAAAAGAGCCAGATAATGAAAGTGCCTTACAAGGGCTGATTGAAGTTCGGATTCAGCAAGGGGATATTGAAGGCGCACTTCCTCCTTTAGAAAAACTCGCTGATCTCAATCCTGATCAACAAGCCTATCGCATTCTTTTGGCGCAAGCAAAACAGCAAGTGGGTGATTTAGAAGGGGCTGCGGATGCTTATCGCACTATTTTAGATAATCAACCAGGCGATCCTCGGGCGTTACAAGGACTGGTCGATTTATTATTACAACAAAATCGCCCTGAAGCAGCAATTGGTGAGTTGAAAGATACGTTAGCGTTAGCTGAAGGTGGTAATGAAGATATTAATACCACTAGCATTAAGTTATTATTGGCGCAGGTGTATGGTCGGACTGAACAATTTGATGGCGCGATCGCGCTGTATGAAGAAGTTGCAGATAGCAACCCTGGCGATTTCCGTCCTGTTTTAGGACAAGCATTGGTTCAACAGGAAAAAGGAGATGATGAAGCAGCGAAGCCCTTATACGAAAAAGCCTTTGATCTCGCACCCGCACAGTTTAAAGATCAGATTAAACAAATGACTCCTCTGTTAACGGATGAAAATACAACTCAACCAGAAGCAGAAGAAAACACTTCTAATTCGGAAGCCACTGAAGAACAAGAATAA
- a CDS encoding peptidylprolyl isomerase — MVAVPVLTNSIADLEVLVDLEETTVNLFDNFDDPYTTGLVARFELFDKTFPNQGITEVLLFDQAENGAPITVENFANYVEDGDYVNSIIHRAVPEFVVQGGGFIVDGLEDALAADDPASAISNVPLDEPIVNEFSPERSNVAGTIAMAKLGNNPDSATSQWFFNLADNSENLDNQNGGFTVFGELLSESDFEVIDAIAALPTFDASNFTGEAAFTNLPLMTDPENPQLTGDENFVRYESISIVQKPELQFTVTNNSNPDLVTPSISDGELRLDYVEDATGTAEMTVQATNLVGETVEDTFSVTVEDTTPPVVPPTATDDSVSVDENESISLDVLLNDSFEEGLSAIALETNANNGTVEIDNNGTPDNPTDDRFIYTPNAGFNGSDSFSYTLTDNEGNSSTATVSVTVNAVNDSESSLGFGSLGNDEITTDADSLSRFIFSGAGEDTIDNQNSQQESTRLYGGDGDDSLIVGSSDRAFGGSGNDTLDASLGDGQNRLYGGEGDDNLIVGSSDRAIAGEGNDTLTLTTGGDNLLSGGTGNDEFRLESENLPTSINTITDFTSGSDQMIFVGFPELDFTNLILTPSNNGEETLLGLDSVDNDLILLQGVSPESLTATDFNFMG; from the coding sequence GTGGTTGCAGTTCCCGTTCTAACAAATTCAATTGCGGATCTCGAAGTGCTGGTTGATCTGGAAGAGACAACAGTCAATCTTTTTGATAACTTTGATGATCCATACACAACAGGTTTAGTGGCTCGTTTTGAGTTATTCGATAAGACATTTCCGAATCAAGGCATCACTGAAGTATTACTTTTTGATCAAGCGGAGAATGGTGCTCCCATAACGGTTGAAAATTTTGCAAACTATGTTGAGGATGGGGATTACGTTAACTCTATTATTCATCGCGCTGTGCCAGAGTTTGTGGTGCAGGGGGGAGGTTTCATTGTTGATGGATTAGAAGACGCACTCGCAGCAGATGATCCTGCTAGTGCCATTTCTAATGTTCCCCTAGATGAACCGATTGTGAATGAGTTTAGTCCAGAGCGGTCTAATGTGGCAGGAACCATTGCCATGGCAAAATTAGGCAATAATCCCGACAGCGCAACTAGTCAGTGGTTTTTTAATCTCGCTGATAACTCGGAAAATCTCGATAATCAAAATGGCGGTTTTACTGTCTTTGGAGAACTGCTTTCAGAAAGCGATTTCGAGGTGATTGACGCGATCGCGGCTCTCCCCACTTTTGATGCCAGTAACTTTACAGGAGAAGCAGCATTTACTAATTTACCTTTGATGACTGACCCCGAGAATCCTCAATTAACGGGTGATGAAAACTTTGTTCGCTACGAAAGTATTTCTATTGTCCAAAAACCAGAACTTCAATTCACAGTCACTAATAACTCGAATCCAGATTTAGTCACCCCCAGCATTAGCGATGGCGAGTTAAGGTTGGATTATGTGGAGGATGCAACGGGAACCGCAGAAATGACGGTACAAGCCACCAACTTAGTCGGTGAAACAGTGGAAGATACATTTTCCGTTACTGTGGAAGATACAACTCCTCCTGTTGTCCCCCCAACCGCAACTGATGATAGTGTGAGCGTTGATGAAAACGAAAGCATCTCCCTTGATGTTTTGCTCAATGATAGCTTTGAAGAAGGTTTAAGCGCGATCGCGCTGGAAACGAATGCCAACAATGGCACAGTGGAGATTGACAATAACGGAACGCCAGATAATCCCACTGATGATCGCTTCATCTATACTCCCAATGCAGGGTTTAATGGGAGTGACAGCTTCAGTTACACCCTTACCGATAACGAAGGAAACAGCAGCACCGCCACCGTTAGTGTGACCGTGAATGCCGTCAATGATTCAGAATCTAGCCTCGGTTTTGGTTCTCTTGGAAATGACGAGATTACAACTGATGCGGACAGCCTTTCCCGTTTCATCTTTAGCGGTGCAGGGGAAGATACCATTGATAATCAGAACTCCCAACAAGAATCAACACGCCTCTATGGAGGAGACGGAGATGATAGCCTCATTGTTGGTAGCAGCGATCGCGCTTTTGGCGGGAGTGGAAATGATACCCTTGATGCGTCTTTGGGTGATGGTCAAAATCGCCTCTATGGAGGAGAGGGGGATGATAATCTCATTGTTGGTAGCAGCGATCGCGCGATCGCTGGTGAGGGGAATGATACCTTAACCTTGACCACTGGTGGCGATAATCTCTTATCAGGGGGAACGGGAAATGATGAGTTTCGCCTTGAATCGGAAAATCTCCCCACCAGCATCAACACCATCACCGACTTTACTAGCGGATCCGATCAAATGATATTTGTTGGTTTTCCAGAGTTAGATTTCACGAACCTCATCTTGACACCTAGCAACAATGGAGAGGAGACATTGCTTGGTCTTGATAGCGTCGATAATGATTTGATTCTTTTACAAGGAGTTAGTCCTGAGAGTCTCACAGCAACCGACTTTAATTTTATGGGTTAA
- a CDS encoding Rid family detoxifying hydrolase, with product MAKEVIQTKQAAAPVGPYNQAIAAQGKMIFVSGQVALEAKTGTLVGDGDVVAQTKQVMANVEAILTAANASWENVVKTTIYLTDLSHFGTVNEIYGSYFDPETAPARACIEVSRLPKGALVEVECMAMVSDQ from the coding sequence ATGGCTAAAGAAGTGATTCAAACCAAGCAAGCAGCAGCACCAGTCGGCCCCTACAATCAAGCGATCGCTGCTCAAGGAAAAATGATTTTTGTGTCGGGACAAGTTGCCCTTGAGGCAAAGACAGGAACGCTAGTTGGTGATGGGGATGTGGTGGCGCAAACTAAGCAAGTGATGGCAAATGTGGAAGCAATCTTAACAGCAGCGAATGCAAGCTGGGAAAATGTCGTGAAAACAACTATTTATCTGACGGATTTAAGTCATTTTGGGACGGTTAATGAAATCTATGGTTCTTATTTTGATCCTGAAACCGCCCCCGCCCGCGCTTGTATTGAAGTGTCTCGTTTACCGAAAGGTGCGTTAGTGGAAGTGGAATGTATGGCGATGGTCAGTGACCAGTGA
- a CDS encoding ABC transporter ATP-binding protein, with protein sequence MVDKSYSLSNPATVTQEPATDALLSAQGLSKSFGGIQAVNNVSIQVKAGSITGLIGPNGAGKTTLFNLLSNFITPDKGEVYFDGTPIQTLRSHRIAQQGLIRTFQVARVLSRLSVLENMLLGAQKQTGENLFQVLIKPKRVQREEKKQRDRALLLLDSVGLADKAYEYAGALSGGQRKLLELARALMTHPKLILLDEPAAGVNPTLINQISDHVLRWNQEGITFLIIEHNMDVIMSLCQQVWVLAEGTNLAHGTPEEIQGNAEVLEAYLGQ encoded by the coding sequence TTGGTCGATAAGTCTTATTCCTTGTCTAATCCAGCAACGGTTACGCAAGAACCTGCAACTGATGCTCTTTTGTCCGCTCAAGGCTTAAGCAAAAGTTTTGGTGGCATTCAAGCTGTGAACAATGTGTCGATTCAAGTCAAAGCTGGTAGTATTACAGGACTCATTGGTCCCAACGGTGCTGGGAAAACGACACTATTTAATCTCTTATCTAACTTCATCACTCCCGACAAGGGAGAAGTCTATTTTGATGGCACACCGATTCAAACTCTCCGCTCTCATCGTATTGCCCAGCAAGGGTTGATTCGGACATTTCAAGTGGCGCGAGTCCTGTCTCGTTTATCTGTATTGGAAAATATGTTGCTGGGGGCGCAAAAACAAACAGGAGAAAACTTATTTCAGGTTTTAATCAAGCCGAAACGAGTGCAGCGCGAAGAAAAGAAACAGCGCGATCGCGCACTCCTGCTGTTAGACTCGGTGGGACTGGCGGATAAAGCCTATGAATATGCAGGCGCACTCTCTGGTGGTCAACGGAAGTTACTGGAACTCGCCCGCGCTCTGATGACTCACCCGAAACTGATTCTCCTTGATGAACCCGCAGCAGGGGTCAACCCCACTCTGATTAATCAAATTAGTGACCATGTCTTGCGCTGGAATCAAGAAGGGATTACCTTTCTCATCATTGAACATAATATGGATGTTATTATGTCTTTATGCCAACAGGTATGGGTTCTTGCTGAAGGAACTAACTTGGCTCATGGTACTCCCGAAGAGATTCAAGGGAACGCAGAGGTTTTAGAAGCGTATCTCGGACAGTAA
- a CDS encoding branched-chain amino acid ABC transporter permease: MVSYLVFLTISTGIFAIFALGLNIQWGYTGLINFGHVAFMTVGAYTTILLSLQGVPIFMAAIAGAVLAMLLGLLVGLSTLRLREDYLAIVTIGVSELLRLIALNEEWLTRGAFGVQGFPLPLGEFNPNWLSKGTMIFILSAIALFGLWQLQRSLKAEFEARKQQRGIKKFPFDLGFWGVFAVLLGGMVYVNGIIALIDYDYKSGLMLLILMTLTVFYLIVETLVRSPWGRVLKAIREDEQVPRALGKDVFWYKLQAFMLGGAIAGIAGAFYAWQLTTIYPSNFQPLISFYGWTIVVLGGAGNNGGVLLGAVIFWAYDSLTRFILPQLGWIDDARLGAFRILVIGLILMVLMVSRPQGILGKKEELTLGR; encoded by the coding sequence ATGGTAAGTTACTTAGTTTTCCTGACCATTTCCACTGGAATCTTTGCGATTTTTGCCCTTGGGTTAAATATCCAATGGGGTTATACTGGATTGATTAATTTTGGTCATGTGGCTTTTATGACCGTGGGCGCTTACACCACTATCTTACTCAGTTTGCAGGGCGTTCCTATATTCATGGCTGCGATCGCGGGAGCGGTTTTAGCAATGCTCTTAGGACTCTTGGTTGGGCTTTCGACGTTACGGCTGCGAGAAGATTATCTTGCCATTGTTACTATTGGGGTTTCCGAGCTCCTCAGGCTCATTGCTCTCAATGAAGAGTGGTTAACAAGAGGCGCGTTTGGCGTTCAAGGGTTTCCTTTGCCGTTAGGAGAGTTTAATCCCAATTGGCTGAGTAAAGGCACAATGATTTTTATTTTAAGCGCGATCGCGCTGTTTGGACTTTGGCAACTCCAACGGAGCTTAAAAGCAGAATTTGAAGCGAGAAAACAACAACGCGGAATTAAAAAGTTTCCCTTTGACCTAGGTTTCTGGGGAGTGTTTGCTGTTTTATTAGGCGGGATGGTTTATGTCAATGGAATCATTGCTCTCATTGATTATGACTATAAATCTGGACTGATGTTATTGATTTTAATGACGCTGACAGTCTTTTACTTGATTGTAGAAACTTTAGTCCGATCCCCCTGGGGAAGAGTCCTGAAAGCGATTCGAGAAGATGAACAAGTGCCAAGAGCTTTGGGCAAAGATGTATTTTGGTATAAACTACAAGCATTCATGCTCGGTGGCGCGATCGCTGGCATTGCTGGGGCGTTCTATGCTTGGCAATTAACCACCATCTATCCGAGTAACTTTCAACCTCTGATTAGTTTCTATGGTTGGACAATTGTTGTTTTAGGGGGTGCAGGAAATAATGGAGGAGTCTTACTCGGTGCAGTGATTTTCTGGGCCTATGATTCCTTAACTCGCTTTATTCTTCCCCAGTTAGGATGGATTGATGATGCCCGTTTAGGAGCATTTCGCATTCTCGTCATTGGCTTGATTTTAATGGTTTTAATGGTGTCTCGCCCGCAAGGGATTTTAGGAAAAAAGGAGGAACTCACTCTTGGTCGATAA